A single Phragmites australis chromosome 4, lpPhrAust1.1, whole genome shotgun sequence DNA region contains:
- the LOC133915239 gene encoding uncharacterized protein LOC133915239: protein MVFASGGRGGPVLTARFARQVVLGRWFMVFACLLILSASGATYIFSIYSKVLKSSLGYDQRTLNTLSFFKDLGANVGVISGLINEVTPPWVVLAMGAAMNLAGYLMIYLAIDGRTARPPVWLMCIYICVGANSQSFANTGALVTCVKNFPESRGIVLGLLKGFVGLSGAIFTQLYLAIYGDDAKSLVLLIAWLPAAISILFVHTIRIMPYPRPSRRGTSSAATCSDAFFCFLYISMALATYLLVMIVVQRQVNFSHAAYAISAAALLLILFLPLGVVVKQEYRIHKELEESLREPPTVTVVKPAAALQKTAAEPGQSTTETEAEASKQQPPPLSSCLGSCLKHMFNPPAQGEDYTILQALVSVDMLVLFLATICGVGGTLTAIDNMGQIGQSLGYPAKSINTFVSLISIWNYAGRVTSGFASEIFLARYKFPRPLMLTLVLLLSCVGHLLIAFGVPQSLYAASVVIGFCFGAQWPLLFAIISEVFGLKYYSTLYNFGSVASPIGAYVLNVRVAGYLYDVEATKQHGGSLAGGDKTCIGVQCFQKSFLIITAATVAGALVSLVLVWRTRNFYKSDIYAKFRGNTAAEEELPAGDSTSEEGQRLKEAESTEVNGRKG, encoded by the coding sequence ATGGTGTTCGCGTCCGGCGGCCGCGGGGGGCCCGTGCTGACGGCGCGTTTCGCGCGGCAGGTGGTGCTGGGCCGTTGGTTCATGGTGTTCGCGTGCCTGCTGATCCTGTCGGCGTCGGGGGCGACGTACATCTTCAGCATCTACTCCAAGGTGCTCAAGTCGTCGCTGGGCTACGACCAGCGCACGCTCAACACGCTCTCCTTCTTCAAGGACCTCGGCGCCAACGTCGGCGTCATCTCTGGGCTCATCAACGAGGTCACGCCGCCGTGGGTGGTGCTCGCCATGGGCGCCGCCATGAACCTTGCGGGGTACCTCATGATCTACCTCGCCATCGACGGCCGCACTGCGCGCCCGCCGGTCTGGCTCATGTGCATCTACATCTGCGTCGGGGCCAACTCGCAGTCCTTCGCCAACACCGGCGCGCTCGTCACCTGCGTCAAGAACTTCCCGGAGAGCCGGGGCATCGTGCTGGGGCTGCTCAAGGGGTTCGTCGGACTCAGCGGCGCTATCTTCACGCAGCTCTACCTCGCCATCTACGGCGACGACGCCAAGTCGCTCGTGCTGCTCATCGCGTGGCTCCCCGCCGCTATCTCCATCCTCTTCGTCCACACGATACGCATCATGCCGTACCCGCGCCCCAGCCGACGAGGGACGAGTTCGGCGGCGACCTGCAGCGACGCGTTcttctgcttcctctacatctcCATGGCGCTCGCGACCTACCTCCTCGTCATGATCGTCGTGCAGAGGCAGGTCAACTTCTCGCACGCCGCCTACGCCATCTCCGCTGCCgcgctcctcctcatcctcttcctgCCGCTCGGCGTCGTCGTGAAGCAAGAGTACAGGATCCACAAGGAGCTCGAGGAGTCTCTGCGCGAGCCCCCCACGGTGACCGTCGTGAAGCCAGCCGCGGCCCTTCAGAAGACAGCAGCTGAGCCGGGCCAGAGCACCACTGAAACAGAGGCCGAGGCTTCAAAGCAACAGCCACCACCGTTATCGTCATGCCTCGGCTCGTGCCTGAAGCACATGTTCAACCCGCCGGCGCAGGGGGAGGACTACACCATCCTGCAGGCGCTGGTGAGCGTGGACATGCTGGTGCTGTTCCTGGCGACCATCTGCGGCGTCGGAGGCACGCTGACGGCTATCGACAACATGGGACAGATCGGGCAGTCGCTGGGTTACCCGGCGAAGAGCATCAACACCTTCGTCTCCCTCATCAGCATCTGGAACTACGCCGGCCGCGTCACCTCCGGCTTCGCCTCGGAGATCTTCCTGGCGCGGTACAAGTTCCCGCGACCGCTGATGCTAACGTTGGTGCTCCTCCTCTCGTGCGTCGGCCACCTCCTCATTGCTTTCGGCGTGCCGCAATCGCTGTACGCCGCCTCCGTCGTCATCGGCTTCTGCTTCGGCGCGCAGTGGCCGCTGCTCTTCGCCATCATCTCCGAGGTGTTCGGGCTCAAGTACTACTCCACGCTCTACAATTTCGGCTCCGTCGCCAGCCCCATCGGCGCCTACGTGCTCAACGTCCGCGTCGCAGGGTACCTCTACGACGTGGAGGCCACGAAGCAGCACGGCGGCTCCCTCGCCGGCGGGGACAAGACCTGCATCGGCGTGCAGTGCTTCCAGAAGTCGTTCCTGATCATCACGGCCGCCACGGTGGCCGGCGCGCTGGTGTCGCTGGTGCTCGTGTGGAGGACGAGGAACTTCTACAAGAGCGACATCTACGCCAAGTTCAGGGGCAACAccgccgccgaggaggagctCCCGGCCGGCGACTCCACCTCCGAAGAGGGGCAGCGGCTGAAGGAGGCTGAGTCAACGGAGGTCAACGGGAGGAAGGGGTAG
- the LOC133915241 gene encoding SEC12-like protein 1 yields MAGDGGEGAVGKVTCAAWIRRPDDGGPAGVSRLLVACGHGATASSPPLLDLLAFDARASELAAEPLARVVMGGERADPPRAIAVHPGGRELACATAKGCRLFNLVYKEFGIHLISRDTSPLQSAGPQKCVAFSTDGAKFAIGGEDGHLRIFHWPSLNMILDEPKAHKSFRDMDISLDSEFLVSTSTDGSARIWKINDGAPLVNLTRSPDEKIECCRFSRDGTKPFLFCTLVKGRDVLTMVLDISNWKRIGYKRLSAKPISTLSVSLDGKYLALGNRDGDLCVVDVKKMEVSHWSKKVHLGSPISSIEFCPTKRAVISTSHQWGAEITKLDVPADWKVWQIWLVLLSLFVASAVLFFAFFKHARINL; encoded by the exons ATGGCGGGGGACGGCGGCGAGGGTGCGGTCGGGAAGGTAACCTGCGCGGCGTGGATACGGCGGCCGGACGACGGGGGGCCGGCCGGGGTAAGCCGCCTCCTCGTGGCGTGCGGCCATGGCGCCACGGCCTCGTCCCCGCCGCTCCTCGACCTCCTCGCGTTCGACGCCAGGGCCTCCGAGCTTGCCGCTGAGCCCCTG GCGAGGGTCGTGATGGGCGGGGAGCGAGCTGACCCGCCGCGCGCGATCGCCGTGCACCCCGGCGGCCGGGAGCTCGCGTGTGCCACTGCCAAAGGGTGCAG GCTATTCAACCTGGTGTATAAAGAATTCGGTATTCACCTTATTTCAAGAGATACTTCACCTCTCCAATCTGCTGGGCCTCAGAAATGTGTGGCATTCAGCACTGATGGTGCTAAGTTTGCTATTGGTGGTGAG GATGGACATCTCCGAATATTTCACTGGCCAAGTCTCAATATGATTTTGGACGAACCTAAAGCTCATAAATCCTTCCGTGACATGGACATCAG CTTAGACTCGGAGTTCTTAGTTTCGACATCCACTGATGGCTCTGCAAGAATATGGAAGATTAATGATGGGGCTCCACTGGTCAATTTGACAAGATCTCCG GATGAGAAGATTGAGTGTTGCCGCTTTTCTAGGGATGGAACTAAACCCTTTTTGTTTTGCACACTTGTAAAAG GTCGTGATGTTTTGACTATGGTTTTGGACATAAGTAATTGGAAGAGAATCGGATACAAAAGACTCTCGGCAAAGCCCATTTCCACACTCTCAGTTAGCTTGGATGGGAAGTATCTTGCACT AGGAAACCGTGATGGTGACCTTTGTGTTGTGGATGTAAAGAAGATGGAAGTTTCTCACTGGAGCAAGAAGGTTCATCTTGGTTCCCCAATTTCTTCCATTGAATTTTGCCCTACTAAAAG GGCTGTAATCTCCACCTCACATCAATGGGGAGCAGAGATAACGAAGCTTGACGTTCCTGCTGACTGGAAAG TGTGGCAGATCTGGCTAGTACTCTTAAGCCTCTTCGTGGCGTCGGCTGTCCTCTTCTTCGCGTTCTTCAAGCACGCAAGAATCAACCTGTGA